The following is a genomic window from Armatimonadota bacterium.
GTGGCTGTGGCGAACGCTGTGGCAGCCGTCGCGCCTGCCGAGGCTCGCGGCGTTGCCGAGGTTCGTATGGATGGCCGCCGCCGACCGGATACGCCGCCGCGGGCAGGCCGGACGCCCTGGGCAGTCGGCGCCCCCCGGTTGAACCGGTTAGAGTATCACGGTATAATCGTAGCAGTTCCCGTGTACTGCCACACTAGTCCTGCGCCCCCGTAGCTCAGCGGATAGAGCGAGGGCGTCCTAAGCCCTGCGTCGCCCGTTCGATTCGGGCCGGGGGCGCCATGATCACTCGGCGACCGCATCCCGCGGTACGCGTGGACTGCCGGCACGGAGCCCAGACGGGTCGTGGCGGCTAGGTTGGCCCGAGCAGGAGGCGGACTCCTGCCCTACGACTCCGCGTCCGCAAGCCGCGCCGGCATCACCTCCCGCGACTTGAACCGCCCGCCCTGCGTCACCAGCCCCCAGTGCAGGCTGTCCTCATTCATGTAGTGGTCGCGCCATACCCACCAGCACCAGCCGAGCATGTCATTCGCGCGGGCGAAGCGCTCCACTTCCCGCACATATTCGGCACGGCGCCGGTCGCGCTCCGCCTCCGCCGCCTCGGGATAGACGTGAAAGACATCCATGCCGACCTCCCACACCAGGAACGGCTTCGGGCGCGTCGCGCGGCTGCGAATCGCATCTATCTCGCGAAGCAGATGGCTCTGGGCGTCATCGAGTTCCTCTTGCGACCACGGATACCAGCCCTGGCAGTAGAAGTCCACGCTGCCGACACCCCAGGTCATCTCGCGCCAGTACCCGAAGCGCCACGGATCAACGCGCTGCACGACGAGAGTGTCGGGAGCCCCTCGCCGCAAGGCGGCGGTGATGGCCTCTATGACCTTGATGGACAGCGGATTGTGCCAGCGATTGAAATCCTGCCACTTCTCTTCTTCGTAAGGCGTGACCGGCAGGTCACGGTACGGCGTCCCCTCGAGCCTGCAGATCGAGTCGCGCGCCCATTCGTCAACGGGAAACAGCACGTCATCCCACGACGGGTTGCTCTCGCCCCAGCGTTTGTTCCAGTAACCGAGGTCCGGGTTATCCCGGCGCAGGAAATCGCGCCACGAGCGCAGGTTGAGCGGATCGTTGAAGTTCCAGTGATTCAGGTTGAGATGCTGCCAGTCCAGCGGGTCGAAGATGACGTTGTCGTAGCTGCGGCACACGCGCGCGACGCGTTCGTGAAAGCGCAGGAACGCCTGCCAGGAGTAGGTGTCGTAGTCCGCAATGGCCGGCCAGTCAGTCACCAACCAACCGTAGTACGCATCGTGTTTCCGGCCGCCCAGATCGGTAAACGCAGCGTTGAAGAGGCCGTTCACCCCGGCGGGAACGCGCGACATCCCGAACCACAGGTCAACATAGAGCCCGTGGCGCTGCGCCGAGTCGAGCAGATGAACCAGCTTGCGCTGCGCGTTCCGGCTCCACTCGTAGCGCCCGCCCTCGACGTCCACGCTCGGCATGAAGCTGCCCCAGTTGACCTGCACTGCCGCCAGGTTAAACCCCTGGCGCTGCATCGCCGCGAAATCGCGCTCCACCATCGCCTCGTCGAGGTCCTCCCAGAAGCAGTGGTGGAAGGCGTGCGGCTGCCAGTACATCGCGCCGCGGATGAACACGGGCGCCCCGCCGTCTACGAGTCGGCCGTCTTGCAGCTCTAGGCCCGCCGGAGCGCCGGTCGCGGCCAGCGTCAGGGCCACAGCGGTGACTGCGACGGTCAGAGATGCGATACGTGCCGTCATTCGTAACCCTCCGCGTTCACGTCTGGTTGTCAGTCGTACTGCTGACGCAACGGCGAACGCATGCCGTCGTGAGGTGTGTGGGTGATCGAGAGCCGCCGGTGTCGTGCGCGCCGGTCACGTAGAGCAATCGCCCTCGATAGAGACACCACCGAGCCCTCGCCATGTCGTCCGTACGGAGATACGCAACGGACGAAGCGAAGCGTCCCCGCCCCGTCACGACAGTTATTCAGGCAGGGCGTAACGAGACCCCGCGAGCGCGGCCCGCCCGCTATCGCCCGAGCAGGCTCTTGATCTCCGGCGTGTCGAGATTCTCCTTCGTCACCGCGCTGACGCCGGTATCAACGTAGCGCGGAACCGGCTCGCCGCGGATCGCCTTGACGACAGTTTGCACGCCCTCGTACCCCATCTTGAACGGGTTCTGCACGATGAGCGCTTGAATGGTGCCGCGCTCGAGCGCGGCAATCTGGCTGTCGGCGGCATCGAACGCGACGAGCTTCACCTTCCCCGCCAGGCCTCGCTGCTCAATCGCCCGCGCCGCGCCGATTGCGCCCGGCTCATTGGCGGCGAAGATGCCGGCGAGGTCGGGGTTCGACGTCAGCATATTCTCCGTAACGGCCATCCCCTTCGCGGCATCGCTCTCGGAATACAGGACGCTGACGATCTCTACCTGCGGATGCTTCTTGATTTCCTCTTTGAACCCATTCTCCCGCATCGTCGAAGTGGCTGCTCCCGCGACGAACGGAATCAGGCCGACCTTGCCTTTGCCCCCGATCAACTCGACGAGCGTTTCCCCGGCGATACGCGCCCCTCTAATGTTATCGGTGGCCACGAGTGGCACAGACGGGTCGTCCACACCGGAGTCAATCGTGATGAGCGGTATCTTCGCTTCCGCCGCTCTCCTGACGATCGGCGCCAACGCCTTGGAATCACACGCGGCCATGACGATTCCGTCCACGCGCGAGTTGATGAGATCCTCGAGCATCGAAATCTGGCCGGCCACATCGCGCTCATCCGACGGCCCACGCCAGATGATGGTGGCGTCGTTCTCCTCCGCCGCCTGGTCCGCGCCCGCCTTCACCGAAAGCCAGAAGTCGAACGCAACGGCCTTGGGCACGACGGCGATGGTCAGTTTCCCGGCGCCGGGCTGCGCGCCGCGCTCCCGGCGCGCGCAGCCACAGATGACAACGACGACAGCCAGTGTGAGACAGATAACGCGCAAGGCTCTCATCTTCCACTCCTCAATCGTCGGTGTACGAGTACCCGTCGCTCGTGCACGTCTATGGTTCGGCCCCCGGCAGCCGGCTACCTCCGCCGGCGAAACTGGTCGAGGAACACGGCAGCGATGATGATGACCCCGATTGCGACCTGCTGCCAGAATACCGGAACCCGCAGGAGGTCGCACCCGTTGCGCAACACGGCCATTATCAGCGCGCCAATGAGCGTCCCGGCCACCGTTCCCTGGCCGCCCATCAGGCTCGCGCCGCCGATTACGGCTGCGGCAATCGCGTCCAGCTCGTAGCCGACCCCGGCCGTCGGTTGCCCGATACTGAGGCGGCTGGTCAGCGCGAGGCCCGCCAGGGCCGACAGCAACCCCGCGATGGCAAAGATAATGGTCACGACTCGCTTGACGGGAATTCCCGAGAGCCGGGCCGCCTCGGGATTACCGCCGATGGCGTAGATACTGCGCCCCAGTGATGTTCGGGTGAGCACCACGTGCGCCGCGACCGCGACTGCACCGGCGAGCAGCGCGGGCAGCGGAATGCCGACCCGTCGCGCCATCGAGAGGTCGGCGAACCTCTGCGGCACCCCGAACACGTTCACCCCGCCCGTGATAATCAGTGCGGCGCCCCTCGCAATGCCCATCATCCCCAGGGTGACGATGAACGAGGGCATTCGCCCAAACGCGGTCAGCGCCCCGCTCAGTGTGCCGACGCCAACGCCAAGCGCAACGCCGAGCAGCACCGACGGCGCGATCCCCACCCCGCTGCGCATCAACAGCGCCGCCGCACAGCCGCACAGCGCCAGCACCGATCCCACCGACAGGTCAATGTTGCCGCTGATGATGACCATCGTCTCGGCGACCGCGAGGATTGCCACCGCCGACGCCTGTACCGCGACAGTTGCCAGATTATTGGGCGTGAGAAAGTGAGGCGAGGCGAAGGATAGGATGACCCCCATCACGATCAACGCCGCCAGCGGCCGCAGCCACTCGGCAACCCGCTGCCACGCCAAAACGGGTGCGACGTCTCCTATCACATGCGAGTTGTCTCTCTGTTGCCCCATACGCAATCCAATCCGAGTCGCTCAGTTGGATTCGCGACAAGATAGCACGCTCCTGCCCGCAGGCGTACGGGCAGGCAAAGGATGACGCACTCGCGGCGTGGAATCAGTGCGCCATGACCGACCAGCACGTTGACGATCAACAGCCCGCTGCCCTCGATCGCGCCGTCGAAGAGCGCATCGCCCGCTCGATCAACTTCGAGGAGGGCGACCGCGTTCCAATCTGGGACTACATTGACAACCCTTCCGCCATCGACCACTTCGCGCCGGGCGAGGAGGATCTGCTCGCCGCCAATGTCAAGGTCTATCACGGCCTGGGGATTGACCTGTGCCGAGGCTTCGGCGGCAGCTACGCGGCAGAGCGCAACGGCGAGCAGCACACGGACGACGAAGGCGCGGTGCGCAGCATCATCTCGGGGCAGACCTGCTGGTCGGTGCGCAAGGCGATACGCAGCATCGAGGAACTGCGGGCGTACAAGCCGCCCGCGCCGCGCGACATCGAGCAGATGCGCGCGGAATGGGTGCCGCACGTGCGTGCCGTGCAGGCGGCGTTCGCGCCCCTGACGATGTACGTCCCCGGCCACGGCTGCGGCTTCCACGGCACGTACGACATGATGGGGCTCCAGCTCTTCTCCTACGCCATCTACGACTGCCCGGCCGAGGTCGAGCGGCTGATCGAGGCCGGCAACGTCCCCGGCGTGCACATCGCAAGGATCGCCGCGGAGGCAAAGCTGTGCCCGCTCTTCTTCATCGGCGACGACATCGCCTACAAGCAGCGGCTGATGTTCTCGCCGGAATTCCTGCGCCGCACGTTCATCCGCGCGCTGCGCAACATGTGCGAGCCGCTGCGCAACGCGGGCATCAAGGTGATTTTCCACAGCGACGGCAATGTCACCGACATCCTCGATGACATGATCGAGGCGGGCATCAGCGGGCTCAACCCCATCGAGCCGCTGGCGGGGATGGATATCGGCTGGCTCAAGCGGCGCTACGGCAAGGAGTTGATCCTCGTTGGCAACGTGGATTGTTCCCAGGTGCTGCCGCTCGGCACGGTCGCGGAGGTCGTTGCGGCGGCAAAGGAATGCCTGCGCCAGGCCGCGCCGGGAGGCGGCCACTTCATCGGCTCTTCCAGCGAAATCACGCCCAGCACGCCGCTCGAGAATGTCCTTGCATTCTATGAGGCCTGCCGCGAGCACGGCAGGTATCCGATTCGCCTGTGAGCGCATCCGCGTCTTGCGTGAGCGCAGGACATCGGGGATTGCATCGCGAATCTAGCTCGTGGTGGAACGCCGCTTCAGACAGGTCTTCGACGAAAGGATACGAGGAGGATGGACAGACCGATTCGCGTCACCGTATGGAATGAGTACCGCCACGAGAAGAGGAATGAGCAGATCGCCAAGCTCTACCCCAAGGGGATGCACGGCGCGATTGCCGAGCATCTGTCCAAGCAGCCGGGCATCGAGGTGCGCACTGCGACGCTGGACGAGCCCGAGCACGGGCTGACGGAGCAAGTCTTGGCCGAGACCGATGTCCTCACCTGGTGGGGGCACACGGCGCACGGGGAAGTCAAGGACGACATCGTCGCCCGCGTGCGCGAGCGAGTGTTGGACGGCATGGGGCTCATCGTGCTGCACTCCGGCCACTTCTCCAAGATCTTCGGGGCGCTGCTGGGCACGACGTGCAATCTGCGCTGGCGGGAGATCGGGGAGAAGGAGCGCCTGTGGGTGATTGACCGCAGCCATCCCATCGCCGAAGGCGTTGGCGAGTACTTTGAGTTGCCGCATACCGAGATGTACGGCGAGCCCTTCGACATCCCGGCGCCGGACGCGCTGGTCTTCGTGAGCTGGTTCGCGGGCGGCGAGGTCTTCCGCAGTGGATGCTGCTTCAACCGTGGCCGCGGGAAGATCTTCTACTTCCGGCCGGGACACGAGACGTTCCCCATCTACCACGACGCGAATGTGCTGAAGGTCATCACCAACGCCGTTCGCTGGACAGCGAGCGGGCGCGCCGCGGCGCCGACCTTCGGCAACATGCAGCCCCTGGAGGATGTGAAGCCCGAGTAGAGGCTCCCGCAAAGGGCCGGCCGGGGCGTGATGCAGCGTTCTGTGTAGAAAGAGACGCCCGCCGAGAATGATCTCGGCGGGCGTCGAGGTTCAGCTTCACACGGTACCGGCCCCCGGCGCTGGGTGGCCGGAGGCAAGCGAGTCTATTTCAGCGCGGCGATTACCAACGCGGCTCGCGGCGCCCGCCGCGACCTCCGCCGCCGCGACCTCCCCCGCCGCGACCTCCGCCGCCGCGGCCTCCGCCGCCCCGACCGCCGCCGCCTGAGTCACGACCGCCGCGGAACCCGCCGCCGCCGCCCGTGCGCTCCGGTCGCGGTTGCGCCTCGTTGACCGTAAGCGGACGCCCCTGGAAGTCTTGACCGTTGAGCGCCTCGATGGCCCCGGCCGCTTGCTGTTCGTCGAGCTGGATGAAGGCGAACCCCCGGTTGCCGATCATCCGCACCTCCGTCAACGGCCCATACTGCTCGAACAGTTGACGCAAGTCGTCCTCGGTTACGCTGTAGGGGAAGTTCCCTACGTACAACGTCTTGTCAGGCATGTGCCCTCTCCCTGAGTTCCGCGCACCGCGGAATCTATAGTCGCGGCGCTTGGCCGCGCAGCGCGGTTCGTCCGCTGAACTAGCTCTGCTTCACGAGCCTCGGAAGCGCTCGCGCCGCTCCCCGGTGCAGGGAAGCGACCGCGTCATCGCGCTTCGCAGAGCGATCTGCCGTCCGCTCGACAGTCAGAGAGGACAGGGACGCCTTCGCTTGAGCTTGAAAGTTCTCCGCGCGCGGCACATCCCCCTTTGGCGATTTGATGATTCATCATACATCGTGGGATGACGCGATCCGTTTGCGAGACACATTGCCCGGCGACGCGAGCCGCCCTCCGGACGCCCCGCCGGCTGGTGCGATCGCCATGTGACACTCCGCACCAGCGCGCGGCGGCGGTCGAGATCTGCTCGAACCGACAGTCAGAGAGCGTTGCCCTTAGAGGCCGAGCGTGACACTGCGTCCTGCTCGGCGCTCCGGGTTGGACGTGCCAGAGCATCCGCGACGACGAACCAGCTGCGCCGTTCCGCACCTTCGGCTGCCAACGGTGACCTGGTTGCCGACGCGTCTTCGTTTCTCAGCGGCCATAGAGGCCGACGAGTTGTGCCTGACCGAGGATATGCCCCTGCGTCGCCTTGTCTACGTCGCCCTTGCGCCCGCGGGCGGGCAGGTCGAGCTTCGCGTCGAGAGCATAGAGCCTGAAGTGATAGTGGTGCGCCGGCCCGCGCGGCGGCGATGGCCCCCCGTAGCCCGCGATGCCGAAGTCATTGAGGCCGTGCTTCGCCCCGCCGAGCTCCGGGACGGTCTCGCGTGAGGGAACGCCCTCGGGAAGCTCGGCACGGTCCGCGGGCAGATCGTAGAGCACCCAGTGAGTCCAGGTCCCGGCCGGCGCGTCGGGGTCGTCACAGATCACGGCGAGCGAGACCGTGCCCTCGGGCAGCTTATCCCATGACAACGGCGGCGATACGTCGGCCCCGTCCGCCGTGTACTTGGCGGGGATCCTGTCGCCGTCCTTGAAAGCGCTGCTGGTCAGGCTGAAGGTCATGGCGGTCACCTCCTCTGGAGACGGGAGCGACTGCGGTGCCGGCGCCGGGGCGCGCTGGGCGCATCCGGCGGCATAGAGGACGACAAGCACTACCGTTACGATGGCCGAGCTGTGGCGCATGGCTCGCCTCCCTGTACCGGATCGAGATGACAATTCGGGCCCGCTCTTGTATGCTACCATAGGGCGAAGTGGTAAGGAAGGCGTCCGGCACGGCAAGCAGTGCTGGAGTAATGTTCCCGTTGGCGGTTGCCGAGACACGCAGGGCTTGCGCCAAAGGGCGCCGCGGGGCGTTTCGGACGAGAATCCGGCCGGCACGCAGGCGCCGCGGGTCATTGCGATTGAGCGCTATCCCCGGGCAGGTATTCCATGCCGACCGACGAACAAGGCGCAGAATATGGAGATAATTTGTCCCGAAGGAGGTTCTGATGTATCCGGATGACTTGGTTTATACTGAAAGTCACCAATGGGCGCGCATTGAAGGCGATATTGCGATAATCGGCATTACCGATTACGCTCAGGATCAGATGGGCGACCTCGTGTACGTTGACCTACCCGAGGTGGGGGACGAGGTGAACGGTGGTGCGCCTCTTGGGCAGGTGGAATCGGTCAAGGCGGTGAGTGACGTTGTAAGCCCCGTCAGCGGCGAGGTCACGGCGATCAATGAGGCGCTGGTGGATGAACCGGAGACTGTGAATCGCGACCCGTACGGTGACGGATGGCTGGTGAAGGTGCGCATGAGCGATCCTACGGAAGCGGAGTCGCTGCTGGATGCGGCTGCTTACCAGGCGGTGCTCGAGAAGGAACAGTCGTCGTAAGATGAGAGGTGCGCGTGAGTAGCCGTCGCGTACCCGGCGTTGGGCGCGCGACGGCTAAGCGTCTCGGAGCGGTGGGCGTCCTATATGTTGTAGCGGCGGTGTTGTTGTGGAGCTGCGTCCCTCTATTAATCAAGCAAGTGGCGCCGCCGTTTGATGTCAGGTGGGTGGCGCTGCTGCGGCTCGTGATGGGCGCGGCTTTCCTGGTGGTCGCGGAGGGGCTGATCGCGGATAGGGCCTCTGCGACCGGCGCGCGAATTCGATGGCGCGGCCGGGAGCGCGTTTGGCTGGCCTTGGGCGGGGCCGGCATCGGCGGGAACTACCTTCTCTACACCCTCGGCGTTGCGCGCACTACTGCCACGGCGGCGAACCTCATCGTACAGGTCGAAGTCATCGGTCTCGCCCTGTGGGGCATACTCATCCTCAAGGAGCCGGTCACCCGCGCCAAAGGCCTCGGGATGGCCCTGTGCTTCAGCGGAGTATCTCTGGTGGCGTGGAACGGTGAAAGCCTCGCCGGTCTCGCGCAATCCCGGTATCTTGCGGGCAACCTGATAATAGCCGCAGGCGGCTTGAGCTGGTCCATCTACGGGCTCAGCCAGAAGGTGCTGCTGCGGTCGGGCGGCGTGGCCGAGACGGTGATTCCGATACTCGTCATCGGAGCCGGCATCGCGGCGATCGCAGCGGCTTTCGCACCGCCGTTAAGCCGGCCGCCGACGGCGCTGGAACTGGCTTACCTCGGGGCGCTCGGCTTCGCCTGCACGGGAATGGGCTATCTGCTCATGGTGCGCGGGCTGCGCGTCATGGAGGCCAGCTCTGTGGCGCTGGTGAGCGCCTTGATGCCCGTGTTCACCATGATCGAAGCGCATCTGCTGCTGGGCGAGGAACTGACGGGCTTCATTCTCGGCGGCGCCGCGCTCGTCGTCGGCGGAATCGCGCTGATGGTGGTGACCGGCGCGGGCGGGCGCCTCAAGCCTCGACGGGTGCCCTCTGAAGACGCGCCAGCGTAACCGGCCGCCGCCGCCGCGTGATGGCCTGCGCGGCTGATGCCGCAGCAGCGAAGTAGCGCCCTAGAATCCCGCCCAGGGAGGACGTCCGTCTGCGCCGTCAGCGGGCGCCGACCGTTGCTCCGCCTCCGACGCCGCCTCGACGCGGAACTGCATGTCGTACAACTGCGCGTACACCGGGCTGGTGGCTAGCAGCGTCTGGTGATCCGCCTGCGCGACGACGCGGCCGTCTTCGAGGACGACGATGCGGTCGGCGTTCTTGATCGTCGAGAGCCGATGGGCGACGATGAACGTGGTGCGCCCGCGCATCAGCCGCTCGAGTGCCTGGTGGATCAGGTACTCCGACTCCGCGTCCACCGACGATGTCGCCTCGTCGAGGATGAGAATGCGCGGGTCGGCGAGCACCGCGCGCGCGATGGCGATGCGCTGCTTCTGCCCGCCGGACAGCTTGATGCCGCGCTCGCCAACCTGGGTCTCATAGCCGTCGGGGAGTTCCATGATGAACTCGTGCGCGTTGGCGACCTTGGCGGCCTCCTCGATTTCGTGGTCGGTGGCGTTGAGATTGCCGTAGGCGAGATTCTCTCGCACGGTGCCGCTGAAGAGGAATGTCTCCTGCAGTACCATGGCGATGCGTGAGCGGAGCGAATCCAGCGCGGCAGTGCGGATGTCGCGGCCGTCAATCCGGATCGCGCCGCTCTCCGGGTCGTAGAAGCGCGGCAGCAAGTTGATGATGCTGGTCTTGCCCGCTCCGCTGCGCCCGACCAGCGCAATGCGCTCGCCTGGGTTGACGTGCAGGTTGATGCCCTGCAGCACCTGCTCACCGGTGGCGTAGCGGAAGTACACGTCGTCGAACGCCACCTCCCCGCGGAGGTCCTCAAAGGCCACCGCGTCCGGCGCGTCGCGCACCTCGGTCTGCGCGTCGAAGATCTCGAAGATGCGGTCGGCCCCCGCACTGGCGCGGAGAATGACATCGTAGACCCGGAAGAGTTCCCCGACGGGTCGGTAGAACATGTCGACGTAGAGCAGCGCGGCGGCGACGGTGCCGAAGGGGAACCTGTCCTGGATGAAGAGCCAGCCGCCCACGGTAATCACACCCACCATGCCGAGGCTGACCAGATACTCGATCTTCGGGAAGAAGCTGCTCCACAGCCGGATGCCGCGAACGTTCATGTCGTAATACTCGGTGCTCTCGCGGTCAAAGCGCTCCTGCTCAAACCCCTCGCGGGTGAAGGCCTTGATGACGCGAATGCCCGAGAGGTTATCCTGCAGACGCGCGTTGATGTCACCCAGGCGGTCGCGGATCGAGCGGTAGATGGGTCGAATGCGGAGGCTGAAGCGGTAGATGCTTACCAGCAGAATCGGGACCGGCGCGAGAATGACCAGGCCCAACTCCCATGACAGATAGCCGAAGACGATG
Proteins encoded in this region:
- a CDS encoding ABC transporter ATP-binding protein, with translation MGSLRRLLPILRPHTRTVAIGTLLMIGVAGTGLLPPLLIKRTIDDVLLAHKPALLLPMAIAFVLVFGVHALFVARRTYVMHVLGQRFVLDIRRRLYDHLQRLSLTYYDARQTGEIMSRVSNDVNVLEDLVVHGTDTVIVQILTLVGAAAIVFGYLSWELGLVILAPVPILLVSIYRFSLRIRPIYRSIRDRLGDINARLQDNLSGIRVIKAFTREGFEQERFDRESTEYYDMNVRGIRLWSSFFPKIEYLVSLGMVGVITVGGWLFIQDRFPFGTVAAALLYVDMFYRPVGELFRVYDVILRASAGADRIFEIFDAQTEVRDAPDAVAFEDLRGEVAFDDVYFRYATGEQVLQGINLHVNPGERIALVGRSGAGKTSIINLLPRFYDPESGAIRIDGRDIRTAALDSLRSRIAMVLQETFLFSGTVRENLAYGNLNATDHEIEEAAKVANAHEFIMELPDGYETQVGERGIKLSGGQKQRIAIARAVLADPRILILDEATSSVDAESEYLIHQALERLMRGRTTFIVAHRLSTIKNADRIVVLEDGRVVAQADHQTLLATSPVYAQLYDMQFRVEAASEAEQRSAPADGADGRPPWAGF
- a CDS encoding ThuA domain-containing protein, with the protein product MDRPIRVTVWNEYRHEKRNEQIAKLYPKGMHGAIAEHLSKQPGIEVRTATLDEPEHGLTEQVLAETDVLTWWGHTAHGEVKDDIVARVRERVLDGMGLIVLHSGHFSKIFGALLGTTCNLRWREIGEKERLWVIDRSHPIAEGVGEYFELPHTEMYGEPFDIPAPDALVFVSWFAGGEVFRSGCCFNRGRGKIFYFRPGHETFPIYHDANVLKVITNAVRWTASGRAAAPTFGNMQPLEDVKPE
- a CDS encoding RNA-binding protein, translated to MPDKTLYVGNFPYSVTEDDLRQLFEQYGPLTEVRMIGNRGFAFIQLDEQQAAGAIEALNGQDFQGRPLTVNEAQPRPERTGGGGGFRGGRDSGGGGRGGGGRGGGGRGGGGRGGGGRGGRREPRW
- a CDS encoding ABC transporter substrate-binding protein → MRALRVICLTLAVVVVICGCARRERGAQPGAGKLTIAVVPKAVAFDFWLSVKAGADQAAEENDATIIWRGPSDERDVAGQISMLEDLINSRVDGIVMAACDSKALAPIVRRAAEAKIPLITIDSGVDDPSVPLVATDNIRGARIAGETLVELIGGKGKVGLIPFVAGAATSTMRENGFKEEIKKHPQVEIVSVLYSESDAAKGMAVTENMLTSNPDLAGIFAANEPGAIGAARAIEQRGLAGKVKLVAFDAADSQIAALERGTIQALIVQNPFKMGYEGVQTVVKAIRGEPVPRYVDTGVSAVTKENLDTPEIKSLLGR
- a CDS encoding DMT family transporter, which codes for MWSCVPLLIKQVAPPFDVRWVALLRLVMGAAFLVVAEGLIADRASATGARIRWRGRERVWLALGGAGIGGNYLLYTLGVARTTATAANLIVQVEVIGLALWGILILKEPVTRAKGLGMALCFSGVSLVAWNGESLAGLAQSRYLAGNLIIAAGGLSWSIYGLSQKVLLRSGGVAETVIPILVIGAGIAAIAAAFAPPLSRPPTALELAYLGALGFACTGMGYLLMVRGLRVMEASSVALVSALMPVFTMIEAHLLLGEELTGFILGGAALVVGGIALMVVTGAGGRLKPRRVPSEDAPA
- a CDS encoding YbhB/YbcL family Raf kinase inhibitor-like protein, which produces MTFSLTSSAFKDGDRIPAKYTADGADVSPPLSWDKLPEGTVSLAVICDDPDAPAGTWTHWVLYDLPADRAELPEGVPSRETVPELGGAKHGLNDFGIAGYGGPSPPRGPAHHYHFRLYALDAKLDLPARGRKGDVDKATQGHILGQAQLVGLYGR
- a CDS encoding ABC transporter permease; the protein is MGQQRDNSHVIGDVAPVLAWQRVAEWLRPLAALIVMGVILSFASPHFLTPNNLATVAVQASAVAILAVAETMVIISGNIDLSVGSVLALCGCAAALLMRSGVGIAPSVLLGVALGVGVGTLSGALTAFGRMPSFIVTLGMMGIARGAALIITGGVNVFGVPQRFADLSMARRVGIPLPALLAGAVAVAAHVVLTRTSLGRSIYAIGGNPEAARLSGIPVKRVVTIIFAIAGLLSALAGLALTSRLSIGQPTAGVGYELDAIAAAVIGGASLMGGQGTVAGTLIGALIMAVLRNGCDLLRVPVFWQQVAIGVIIIAAVFLDQFRRRR
- the gcvH gene encoding glycine cleavage system protein GcvH — protein: MYPDDLVYTESHQWARIEGDIAIIGITDYAQDQMGDLVYVDLPEVGDEVNGGAPLGQVESVKAVSDVVSPVSGEVTAINEALVDEPETVNRDPYGDGWLVKVRMSDPTEAESLLDAAAYQAVLEKEQSS